A region from the Desulfocurvibacter africanus subsp. africanus DSM 2603 genome encodes:
- a CDS encoding DNA-methyltransferase — protein sequence MTTLLASDRITLHQGEALGILRALPDNSVDTILTDPPYSSGGMTISARQADPAQKYQHGSTKRRYPAMLGDNRDQRSFTLWASLWLAECWRIARDGARLMVFTDWRQLPAMTDAVQAAGWMWRGVLTWHKPSARPTLGDFKRDAEFIITGSKGKPLTHTRRCLPGVYRHHVNANRKVHLTEKPVPLLTDLLEVTMPGCTVLDPFAGSGTTGMACLQTGRSFIGIELSPEYAAIAAKRLTEAMEG from the coding sequence ATGACCACGCTGCTCGCTTCTGATCGCATTACCCTGCACCAAGGCGAAGCCCTCGGCATCTTGAGGGCGCTCCCGGACAACTCCGTCGATACCATCCTCACCGATCCGCCTTATTCGAGCGGCGGCATGACCATATCCGCCAGGCAGGCGGACCCCGCCCAGAAGTACCAACACGGCTCCACAAAGCGGCGCTATCCAGCCATGCTCGGGGATAACCGCGATCAGCGCTCCTTCACCCTGTGGGCCTCGCTCTGGCTTGCCGAGTGCTGGCGCATTGCGCGCGATGGGGCCCGGCTCATGGTCTTCACGGACTGGCGACAGCTCCCGGCCATGACCGACGCCGTGCAGGCCGCAGGCTGGATGTGGCGCGGCGTCCTGACCTGGCACAAACCCAGCGCCCGCCCCACCCTGGGAGACTTCAAGCGGGATGCGGAGTTCATCATCACGGGCAGCAAGGGCAAGCCGCTTACGCATACGCGCCGCTGCCTGCCCGGCGTCTACCGGCACCACGTCAATGCGAACCGCAAGGTCCACCTGACCGAGAAGCCCGTGCCCTTGCTCACGGATCTCCTGGAAGTCACCATGCCGGGCTGCACGGTCCTGGACCCCTTCGCCGGCAGCGGCACAACGGGCATGGCCTGCCTCCAAACCGGCCGGAGCTTCATCGGGATCGAGCTGTCTCCCGAGTACGCCGCCATCGCCGCGAAGCGACTCACGGAGGCAATGGAAGGATAG
- a CDS encoding Com family DNA-binding transcriptional regulator, with amino-acid sequence MIPADEIRCGTCGKLLARGQVISLHIRCPRCRTDNHVRAMSPNFEGREPRNGVRHDHAARF; translated from the coding sequence ATGATACCCGCCGACGAGATCCGTTGCGGCACCTGCGGCAAACTCCTGGCCCGTGGCCAGGTCATTAGCCTGCATATCCGCTGTCCGCGCTGCCGGACAGACAACCACGTGAGAGCCATGAGCCCCAACTTCGAAGGCCGCGAGCCTCGAAATGGGGTTCGACATGACCACGCTGCTCGCTTCTGA
- a CDS encoding bacteriophage T4 gp5 trimerisation domain-containing protein encodes MQDAIRAAVLKLFPELSGGLHLDRYARVVAIADQPEKGATCERFRPRYAVDIEILTPDLEPDPAFPVYPAVPLPVPSGAGQEAGTFAFPEPGALVVVGFAYGRPDHPIIRHVYPMGTSLPAVAPREWLAQQSPAVFQRADAAGNWVRRTDAGIEDDSLTRLVRAVEAVTELAREFKRIEEHSTIEVGGMRTVEVGTVLTMLAGLRADLGTLGDLNLSAGADSTHTTAGEATETVGQNHTSTVKGNRSVAIDGDRQETVQGEQETTIGGGRTETVTGEQTTDIGGAKTETIGADLAVNVTGNSTEIAAGNKVLQAANVTLGGGAITLVAGTFACMGSGGGGGSGPSLFAEILACLDEIKAALTVLASHTHPTVGAIVQGGTVSGHVASLEEHRNIIGGITA; translated from the coding sequence ATGCAGGATGCAATAAGGGCCGCCGTGCTCAAGCTTTTCCCGGAACTCTCCGGAGGGCTGCACCTGGACCGCTACGCGCGCGTGGTGGCCATTGCCGATCAGCCCGAAAAGGGCGCGACCTGTGAGCGCTTCCGGCCGCGCTACGCCGTGGACATCGAGATCCTTACCCCGGACCTGGAGCCGGATCCTGCTTTCCCGGTCTATCCGGCCGTACCGCTGCCCGTGCCGAGCGGAGCAGGGCAGGAGGCCGGGACGTTCGCATTCCCCGAGCCCGGCGCGCTCGTGGTTGTAGGCTTCGCCTATGGCAGGCCAGACCATCCCATTATCCGGCACGTCTATCCCATGGGCACGTCCCTGCCGGCCGTTGCGCCAAGGGAATGGCTGGCCCAGCAGTCCCCGGCCGTGTTCCAGCGCGCGGACGCCGCGGGTAACTGGGTCCGCCGCACGGACGCCGGCATCGAGGACGATTCGCTGACCAGGCTGGTGCGGGCCGTCGAGGCCGTCACCGAGCTGGCGCGCGAGTTCAAGCGCATCGAGGAGCATTCCACTATCGAGGTGGGCGGCATGCGCACCGTGGAGGTGGGCACGGTCCTTACCATGCTGGCCGGGCTGCGCGCGGATCTGGGCACGTTGGGCGACCTGAACCTGTCGGCCGGGGCGGACTCCACGCATACGACGGCCGGCGAGGCTACCGAAACCGTGGGCCAGAACCACACCAGCACCGTGAAGGGCAACCGTTCCGTTGCCATCGACGGCGACCGGCAGGAGACGGTCCAGGGCGAGCAGGAGACGACTATCGGCGGAGGCAGAACCGAGACCGTCACGGGCGAACAGACCACGGACATTGGCGGCGCGAAGACGGAGACCATCGGCGCGGATCTGGCCGTGAACGTGACCGGGAACAGCACGGAGATCGCCGCTGGCAATAAAGTCCTCCAGGCCGCGAACGTGACGCTCGGGGGCGGTGCGATAACATTGGTGGCCGGCACATTCGCCTGCATGGGAAGCGGAGGGGGCGGCGGTTCTGGCCCGAGCCTCTTCGCCGAGATCCTGGCCTGCCTCGATGAGATCAAGGCCGCATTGACCGTCCTGGCCTCGCATACTCACCCGACCGTGGGAGCCATCGTCCAGGGCGGCACGGTATCCGGACACGTTGCCAGCCTGGAGGAGCATCGCAACATCATTGGAGGCATCACCGCATGA
- a CDS encoding DUF4376 domain-containing protein, whose product MDIALALGSLVPGARFGGSLTANTREAYDALRWEDGRSKPTWSELEAAWLMLAREAKLSAIHAAKNAARDGGFIVGGVLFDSDAPARIAYMELAAALQQDPTLSTRWKASEGQWVTMDAIKFAEVYEAGRAHIESCFGWQEAREQEISAATTLAELEAVSETYTAPVAA is encoded by the coding sequence ATGGATATCGCTCTTGCTCTTGGATCTCTTGTGCCTGGCGCTCGATTCGGCGGATCTCTGACCGCCAATACCCGCGAAGCCTACGACGCCTTGCGCTGGGAGGATGGGCGGTCAAAGCCGACGTGGAGCGAGCTTGAGGCCGCATGGCTAATGCTTGCTCGCGAGGCCAAACTCTCCGCTATTCATGCTGCCAAAAATGCGGCCCGTGATGGTGGATTCATCGTCGGCGGCGTGCTGTTTGACTCCGACGCGCCGGCCCGCATTGCTTACATGGAACTTGCCGCAGCCTTGCAGCAAGATCCGACGCTTTCGACGCGCTGGAAAGCATCTGAAGGTCAATGGGTTACGATGGACGCAATCAAATTTGCCGAAGTCTACGAGGCCGGCCGGGCGCATATCGAGAGCTGTTTCGGCTGGCAGGAGGCGCGGGAGCAGGAGATCTCAGCCGCGACTACATTGGCCGAACTGGAGGCCGTCTCCGAGACCTATACAGCTCCGGTGGCCGCCTAA
- a CDS encoding phage tail protein — protein sequence MSVVLTYAGESLIASLQAGGQPLVIDKFLFANVPGLDHTAPVDPALGVLAEVVHEFTIPPEYRAFVTPNQVVYSALLGSDIGPFTFNWQGLYCSEHDVLVAVATFPAMEKRAYDPNTNTQGNNLTRNFLLEFTGARELTQITVEAGVWQLDFTVRLKGIDERERLSNRDLYGRSAFLDDGWLLTHDAGYRFEAGRGYVEGIRAALAEPLVVVPSLTPCDVWLDVSMQRQGSDVVTVVSPMFLDPSAPAADYTEGAPYHVPHYCVQVASIAADGTVTDLRQKGLAISPEQVGAATPQQVEDLADAFQGFELDGEHTPYMGDLDAIARNSLYAVQQGVATHLPEDLPAEAWAFCQTMVLPGDIGRTQVVWSEGDPDRPGWWRRRAAGVWGDWRLIGSGVGMPVGTVFFWPGATAPAGAIAIPDGPLLSRATWPELWAIAEASGNIITEAEWQAQAAVQSSVGSFSSGDGATTFRTPRWRDFGRAADPSNGRPVGTWQEDAARRLYGEVLSGAIGSATANFLGDQVAANGALELVNPGSKSGCADTGGAAYGADKLILDSALTLPTADENRPKSVSWLPCIQAATVPTDAGTVNMLQLASDLAGLEGSKADKAELAQNNVLIARDEKAQGTAGGTFTSGAWRTRDLAEKVNSIPGASVAANQITLPAGTYLVDARAPSYGTVSHQAKLYDVTHAQNLIVGTVERTDGSYPSQTSSCIRGKIVLAEATAIEVQHICSLSRSTNGLGFATNFATEVYTGVIIERIG from the coding sequence ATGAGTGTCGTGCTGACCTATGCCGGCGAATCGCTCATCGCCAGCTTGCAGGCAGGGGGACAGCCCCTGGTCATCGACAAGTTCCTTTTCGCCAACGTGCCTGGCCTGGACCATACCGCGCCCGTGGATCCGGCGCTCGGCGTGCTGGCCGAGGTGGTCCATGAGTTCACGATTCCCCCTGAGTACCGAGCTTTCGTGACTCCAAACCAAGTCGTGTATTCGGCGCTGCTGGGCTCGGATATCGGCCCGTTCACCTTCAACTGGCAGGGCCTCTATTGCTCCGAGCATGACGTGCTCGTAGCCGTGGCCACGTTCCCAGCCATGGAGAAGCGCGCCTACGATCCGAACACCAACACCCAGGGGAACAACCTGACCCGCAACTTCCTGCTGGAGTTCACCGGCGCGCGCGAGCTCACGCAGATCACCGTGGAGGCCGGGGTCTGGCAGCTCGATTTTACCGTGCGCCTCAAGGGCATCGATGAGCGCGAGCGCCTGTCGAACCGGGACCTCTACGGCCGAAGCGCCTTCCTGGATGACGGCTGGCTGCTCACGCACGATGCCGGGTACCGCTTCGAGGCCGGGCGCGGCTACGTGGAGGGCATCCGGGCGGCGCTGGCCGAGCCGCTGGTTGTGGTGCCGAGCCTCACGCCCTGCGATGTCTGGCTGGATGTGAGCATGCAGCGCCAGGGCTCGGACGTGGTGACCGTCGTCTCGCCCATGTTCCTCGATCCCAGCGCGCCGGCCGCCGACTACACGGAGGGCGCTCCGTACCATGTGCCCCATTACTGCGTGCAGGTGGCCAGCATTGCAGCCGACGGCACGGTGACGGACCTACGCCAGAAGGGGCTGGCCATCTCGCCCGAGCAGGTGGGAGCGGCCACGCCGCAGCAGGTGGAGGACCTGGCCGACGCCTTCCAGGGCTTCGAGCTGGACGGCGAACATACGCCGTACATGGGCGACCTGGACGCCATCGCGCGCAACAGCCTGTATGCGGTGCAGCAGGGTGTGGCCACGCACCTGCCCGAGGATCTGCCGGCCGAGGCCTGGGCTTTTTGCCAGACGATGGTTTTGCCCGGCGATATCGGCCGGACGCAGGTTGTGTGGAGCGAGGGCGATCCGGACCGGCCGGGCTGGTGGCGCAGGCGCGCGGCTGGTGTGTGGGGAGATTGGCGGCTGATCGGCTCCGGTGTGGGCATGCCCGTGGGCACGGTGTTCTTTTGGCCAGGCGCGACTGCGCCGGCGGGAGCTATAGCCATACCCGACGGCCCGCTACTTAGCCGCGCGACCTGGCCGGAGTTGTGGGCGATAGCCGAGGCCTCGGGCAACATCATTACCGAGGCAGAATGGCAGGCCCAGGCCGCCGTGCAATCCTCGGTCGGTTCGTTCAGCTCCGGTGACGGCGCGACCACATTTCGCACTCCGAGATGGCGCGACTTCGGCCGCGCGGCTGACCCGAGCAACGGGCGACCGGTGGGCACGTGGCAGGAGGATGCAGCTAGGCGGCTATACGGAGAGGTGTTGTCGGGTGCAATTGGCAGTGCCACGGCAAACTTCCTGGGGGACCAAGTCGCGGCCAACGGCGCATTGGAGTTGGTCAATCCGGGCTCTAAATCGGGGTGTGCGGACACAGGGGGGGCAGCGTACGGAGCTGACAAGCTGATTCTGGACTCTGCGTTAACCCTCCCGACCGCCGACGAAAACCGCCCCAAATCCGTCTCTTGGCTGCCCTGCATCCAGGCGGCCACCGTGCCGACCGACGCCGGCACGGTGAACATGCTGCAGCTCGCCAGCGACTTGGCGGGGCTGGAGGGGAGCAAGGCGGACAAGGCGGAGCTGGCGCAGAATAATGTGCTTATCGCACGGGATGAGAAAGCCCAGGGCACGGCAGGCGGGACGTTTACGTCCGGCGCTTGGCGTACGCGCGACCTGGCCGAAAAAGTTAACTCGATTCCAGGGGCGAGCGTGGCCGCCAATCAGATAACGCTGCCGGCCGGCACGTATCTGGTGGATGCACGCGCGCCGTCCTACGGAACCGTATCGCACCAGGCCAAGCTGTATGACGTAACGCATGCGCAAAACCTGATTGTCGGCACTGTTGAACGGACGGACGGGTCTTATCCATCGCAAACCTCCAGTTGTATCCGGGGCAAAATTGTGCTTGCCGAAGCGACCGCTATTGAAGTCCAGCACATTTGCAGCTTGTCCAGGTCAACGAATGGACTTGGGTTCGCGACCAACTTTGCGACTGAAGTATACACGGGCGTTATAATCGAGAGGATTGGCTAA
- a CDS encoding phage tail protein, which translates to MSELPTLNKPSLPFWMAGDRAGKLAAAAHEWFLRLGQWAALPAQQLDPLTCSPVILDLLAWQRNVTPYAGEPERLYRLRVAHAYANARDAGSVAGWRRIFQRLELGGVSLEERVANQDWDIIGVVVDDARMPDQQNVLELIINEYGRTCRRYRFISRVTQAAHVTACAFGNDHSTVYAASAGIPSMVETLRVATLENDYFTVEARS; encoded by the coding sequence ATGAGCGAGCTGCCTACCCTGAACAAGCCGAGCCTGCCGTTCTGGATGGCAGGCGACAGGGCTGGCAAGCTCGCCGCCGCAGCCCATGAATGGTTCCTTCGCCTGGGACAGTGGGCGGCGCTGCCGGCCCAGCAGCTCGATCCACTGACCTGCTCGCCGGTCATTCTCGACCTGCTGGCCTGGCAGCGCAATGTCACGCCCTACGCTGGCGAGCCGGAACGGCTGTACCGCCTGCGCGTGGCCCACGCCTACGCCAACGCGCGCGATGCCGGGAGCGTCGCCGGCTGGAGGCGGATTTTTCAGCGCCTGGAGCTGGGCGGCGTGTCCCTGGAAGAGCGCGTAGCAAACCAGGATTGGGACATCATCGGCGTTGTGGTGGACGATGCGCGCATGCCCGACCAGCAGAACGTGCTGGAGCTCATCATCAATGAGTACGGGCGAACCTGTCGCCGCTACCGCTTCATTTCCCGCGTCACCCAGGCCGCGCACGTGACGGCCTGCGCCTTCGGTAATGACCATTCGACGGTCTACGCGGCCAGTGCAGGCATTCCCAGCATGGTGGAAACTCTGCGCGTGGCCACTCTCGAAAACGACTATTTCACCGTGGAGGCTCGTTCATGA
- a CDS encoding baseplate J/gp47 family protein, with the protein MADANATELFTGMLRESGMPVTPEEMQAEWEAINEDQDSLITNDSAWSPFWRLISAIVTKPAQWLVALLVTTVLPNTFLRYASGAWLDVYAWGVDVVRKTAAYALGTVTFTRASASGALVIPAGTVIESPALNGVVYHVLTTAETVIPEGQLGAAVAVRAEQAGAAYNLGPGYYSILAKPVPGIMSVSNGADWLTSPGADVEDDEALRLRCRNQFAAVGQYHHDAAYKAIISEFSGLRVDYLFFEKDGPRGPGTSNCHIMVESGIPPQELIDAINAHVRESGNHGHGDDLQCMAITPMPVDLTVTVYPVVSAGAERREVLRQAVEDRVRSAWRENTDFDVARVMPLSRFSFSRLAKELHAELPDLRSVEFSRGDIVAQLELPVLASLDVSLGVEA; encoded by the coding sequence ATGGCGGACGCGAACGCGACGGAACTCTTCACGGGCATGCTGCGCGAGTCGGGCATGCCCGTCACCCCCGAGGAGATGCAGGCGGAGTGGGAAGCCATCAACGAGGACCAGGACAGCCTGATAACCAACGACAGCGCCTGGTCGCCGTTTTGGCGGCTCATCTCGGCCATAGTCACCAAGCCGGCGCAGTGGCTGGTGGCGCTGCTCGTTACGACTGTCCTGCCCAACACTTTCCTGCGCTACGCCTCCGGCGCCTGGCTCGATGTCTACGCCTGGGGCGTGGACGTGGTTCGCAAGACGGCGGCCTATGCGCTCGGCACCGTCACCTTTACGCGCGCCTCCGCCTCGGGAGCGCTGGTCATCCCGGCCGGCACGGTGATCGAATCCCCGGCCCTGAATGGCGTGGTCTACCACGTGTTGACCACTGCCGAGACGGTCATCCCCGAGGGGCAGCTCGGCGCGGCCGTGGCCGTGCGGGCAGAGCAGGCCGGTGCGGCGTACAACCTTGGCCCAGGCTACTATTCCATCTTGGCCAAGCCTGTGCCCGGCATCATGTCCGTATCCAACGGCGCGGACTGGCTCACCTCGCCCGGCGCGGACGTGGAAGATGACGAGGCCCTGCGCTTGCGTTGCCGCAACCAGTTCGCGGCCGTGGGGCAGTACCACCATGATGCGGCATACAAGGCCATCATCAGCGAGTTTTCCGGCCTGCGTGTCGATTACCTGTTCTTCGAGAAGGACGGCCCGCGCGGGCCTGGTACGAGCAACTGCCACATCATGGTGGAATCCGGCATCCCCCCGCAAGAGCTGATCGACGCCATAAACGCGCATGTCCGGGAGTCCGGCAATCATGGCCACGGCGACGATCTGCAATGCATGGCCATCACGCCCATGCCCGTGGATCTTACGGTGACCGTCTATCCCGTCGTGTCCGCCGGCGCGGAGCGGCGCGAGGTGTTGCGCCAGGCAGTGGAGGACCGCGTGCGCTCGGCCTGGCGCGAAAACACCGACTTCGACGTGGCCAGGGTCATGCCGTTGTCGCGTTTCAGTTTTTCCCGCCTCGCCAAGGAGCTGCATGCGGAGCTGCCGGACCTGCGCAGCGTGGAGTTTTCGCGGGGGGACATCGTAGCGCAGCTTGAGCTGCCCGTGCTAGCCAGCCTCGATGTCAGCCTTGGGGTTGAAGCATGA
- a CDS encoding DUF2590 family protein, with the protein MPKYTDLRITDNDLTLDAGGNPVLLDGRASIAQDIMHMIRESGLLVEIIANRDARKRQTNLVKITIAVDDDERIVPGTAVIDESAPGAYWLTAQTVEYGELSLALEA; encoded by the coding sequence ATGCCCAAATACACCGACCTGCGCATCACGGACAACGATCTGACCCTGGACGCCGGGGGCAATCCCGTGCTTCTCGACGGCCGCGCCTCCATCGCCCAGGACATCATGCACATGATACGCGAATCCGGGCTGCTGGTGGAGATCATCGCCAACCGTGACGCGCGCAAGCGCCAGACCAACTTGGTCAAAATCACCATCGCCGTGGATGACGACGAGCGCATCGTGCCCGGCACAGCCGTGATCGACGAATCCGCGCCCGGCGCATACTGGCTCACCGCGCAGACGGTGGAATACGGCGAGCTATCCCTTGCGCTGGAGGCATAA
- a CDS encoding phage tail tape measure protein — MASTKLERLEFAIGLRDNASSKVSKLRKSLSGMTETVHEQSLRAGTGVMAAGGSAMAIHQMVAPAIDLNRALGEVASLDVDNASLKILSASAKKFAIQYGGSAAEVVRASYDIQSGIAGLTGKELASFSVASGVLAKATKADVGTVTSYMGTMYGIFKNQADKMGKAQWVEQLAGRTALAVQMFKTTGDEMSSAFTALGANATAAGVAAEEQMAILGTLQATMGGSEAGTKYKAFLSGVGSAQEKLGLSFTDSQGNMLGMVDILGKIQGKFGDTLSVAESDALKDAFGSDEAVSLIKQLMADTTGLGKSIDTIGKVNGMDKARQMAAKMTDIWGRMGGAVNVVGASFGQALLPPLELIVGKFVAVLDTVNRWITIAPNLARWVGYGAMVVMGLAGAMGLLAAATAVSKMAMLGIAGPFKLVAATIGFLSKMTGLQTAAQWLLNAALWANPMTWVVIGIVALIAAVAAVIYWWDDLKAAFLDTAWGQALMATIEAVMVPFKALGKVWDWLGEKLGFGGKAEITATAANSAATAGTTMPAPTASLPSLDAPRASTVPSGGILKANSSYFNKSNSKQTSIGQVTINTERPLSPGELEEYMALQAG, encoded by the coding sequence ATGGCCTCCACCAAACTGGAACGGCTCGAATTCGCCATAGGACTGCGGGACAACGCCTCCAGCAAGGTCTCCAAGCTGCGCAAGTCCCTGTCCGGCATGACGGAGACAGTGCATGAACAGTCTTTGCGGGCCGGCACCGGCGTAATGGCCGCGGGCGGTTCCGCCATGGCCATTCACCAGATGGTGGCCCCGGCCATCGACCTGAACCGCGCCCTGGGCGAGGTCGCCTCGCTGGACGTGGACAATGCCTCGCTCAAGATCCTGAGCGCCTCGGCCAAGAAATTCGCCATTCAGTACGGCGGCTCGGCGGCCGAGGTCGTGCGCGCCTCCTACGATATCCAATCGGGCATCGCTGGGCTTACGGGCAAGGAACTCGCGTCCTTCTCCGTGGCCTCCGGCGTGCTGGCCAAGGCCACCAAGGCCGACGTGGGCACCGTCACCAGTTACATGGGCACCATGTACGGCATCTTCAAGAACCAGGCGGACAAGATGGGCAAGGCCCAGTGGGTGGAGCAGCTCGCCGGGCGCACCGCGCTGGCCGTGCAAATGTTCAAGACCACGGGCGACGAGATGTCCTCCGCTTTTACCGCTCTTGGAGCTAACGCCACGGCTGCCGGAGTTGCGGCCGAGGAGCAGATGGCCATCCTGGGCACTCTGCAGGCCACCATGGGCGGCTCCGAGGCGGGCACCAAATACAAAGCCTTCCTGTCCGGTGTTGGCAGCGCCCAGGAGAAGCTTGGCCTGTCCTTCACGGACAGCCAGGGGAATATGCTCGGCATGGTCGATATCCTGGGCAAGATCCAGGGCAAGTTCGGCGACACGCTGAGCGTGGCCGAATCCGATGCGCTCAAGGACGCCTTCGGCTCCGATGAGGCCGTCTCGCTCATCAAGCAGCTCATGGCGGATACCACCGGCCTGGGTAAATCCATCGACACCATCGGCAAGGTCAACGGCATGGACAAGGCCCGGCAGATGGCCGCCAAGATGACCGACATCTGGGGCCGCATGGGCGGGGCCGTCAACGTGGTAGGCGCGTCCTTCGGCCAGGCGCTTTTGCCGCCACTCGAATTGATCGTGGGCAAGTTCGTGGCCGTGCTCGATACCGTGAACCGCTGGATCACCATCGCGCCGAACCTGGCCCGCTGGGTAGGCTATGGGGCCATGGTGGTCATGGGCCTGGCCGGAGCCATGGGGCTGCTTGCCGCCGCTACGGCCGTGAGCAAGATGGCCATGCTGGGCATCGCTGGGCCATTCAAGTTGGTGGCCGCGACAATCGGTTTCCTGAGCAAGATGACCGGCCTGCAGACGGCGGCCCAATGGCTGCTCAACGCGGCCCTGTGGGCCAACCCCATGACTTGGGTAGTGATCGGCATTGTCGCGCTTATCGCGGCCGTAGCCGCCGTGATCTACTGGTGGGACGATCTCAAGGCTGCCTTCCTGGACACGGCCTGGGGGCAGGCGCTCATGGCCACCATCGAAGCGGTCATGGTTCCGTTCAAGGCCTTGGGCAAGGTGTGGGACTGGCTGGGCGAGAAGCTCGGCTTTGGCGGCAAGGCCGAGATCACTGCCACGGCAGCGAATTCGGCGGCCACTGCCGGCACTACGATGCCCGCGCCGACTGCATCCTTGCCCTCGCTTGATGCTCCGCGCGCATCGACGGTGCCCTCTGGCGGCATCCTGAAGGCGAACAGCTCCTACTTCAACAAGTCCAATTCGAAGCAGACCAGCATCGGACAGGTGACGATCAACACCGAGCGCCCGCTCTCGCCCGGAGAGCTGGAAGAATACATGGCCCTGCAGGCCGGATAG
- a CDS encoding DUF6890 family protein codes for MALCRKWFPGRPMETESMAEALFLERDYWDKMTVAVANGIATAFKG; via the coding sequence GTGGCGCTCTGCCGCAAGTGGTTCCCAGGCCGCCCGATGGAAACTGAGAGCATGGCCGAGGCGCTGTTTCTGGAGCGGGATTACTGGGACAAGATGACGGTCGCCGTGGCCAACGGCATTGCCACGGCATTCAAGGGATAA
- a CDS encoding putative phage tail assembly chaperone: MNKTIKLIVKGKELTFNVDVATYNMYLNSLTPNNKIAPAKTFLQRTVDAESREALKEFLELPGAPVLISNALLEEYMPDLEIELGK; this comes from the coding sequence ATGAACAAGACCATCAAGCTTATCGTCAAGGGCAAGGAACTCACGTTCAACGTGGATGTGGCCACCTACAACATGTACCTCAACTCGTTGACTCCGAATAACAAGATTGCCCCAGCCAAGACGTTCCTGCAGCGCACCGTGGATGCCGAAAGCCGCGAGGCCCTCAAGGAGTTCCTGGAACTGCCCGGTGCGCCCGTGCTGATCAGCAACGCGCTCCTGGAAGAGTACATGCCTGACCTGGAAATTGAGTTGGGAAAGTAG
- a CDS encoding phage holin family protein codes for MIAGAWEWLERTWLVILLSILGGMARAAKCGERSIWSWACSCLVALFSGVVTHMLLSDFGGMSETVRVACASVSAYSGGVMLDAMQERLVSLADVIVGSAKRK; via the coding sequence ATGATCGCCGGAGCTTGGGAGTGGCTGGAAAGAACGTGGCTGGTGATCCTCCTGTCCATCCTGGGAGGCATGGCCCGCGCGGCCAAGTGCGGAGAGCGCTCCATCTGGAGCTGGGCCTGTTCGTGTCTCGTGGCTCTCTTCTCCGGCGTGGTGACGCACATGCTGCTCAGTGACTTCGGCGGGATGTCCGAGACGGTCCGCGTCGCTTGCGCCTCGGTTTCAGCCTACTCCGGCGGCGTCATGCTCGATGCCATGCAGGAGCGGCTTGTCTCGCTCGCGGACGTCATCGTCGGCAGCGCGAAGCGGAAGTAA
- the lysC gene encoding Rz1-like lysis system protein LysC (LysC is an Rz1-like component of a phage lytic system, substantially overlapping although not fully embedded in the gene for the Rz-like LysB component.) — MTSRRLLGPILLCLTLCAACSSRPQIVPVPVVERVMPPPALAQDTARPTWTGRTNGDLLEHAIDLGAALDRCNADKAALRAWAQDSTGQARLEEDERSGR; from the coding sequence ATGACCAGCAGACGACTGCTTGGGCCGATACTGCTGTGCCTGACACTGTGCGCGGCCTGCTCCAGTAGACCGCAGATTGTGCCCGTCCCGGTCGTCGAGCGCGTTATGCCTCCGCCCGCCCTGGCGCAGGACACGGCGCGGCCGACCTGGACCGGACGGACCAACGGTGACCTCCTGGAGCACGCCATCGACCTGGGCGCGGCCCTGGATCGTTGCAACGCCGATAAGGCAGCACTGCGCGCATGGGCGCAAGACTCTACGGGGCAAGCTCGCCTCGAGGAAGACGAGAGGAGCGGACGATGA
- a CDS encoding TraR/DksA C4-type zinc finger protein, which yields MDIADIAAEREYLFRQEALARACAGRRSGPSRETCAECGEPIPEARRKAVPGVTHCVICQEVRER from the coding sequence ATGGATATCGCCGACATCGCCGCCGAGCGCGAATACCTCTTTCGGCAGGAGGCCTTGGCTAGGGCGTGCGCCGGACGCCGGAGCGGCCCTAGCCGCGAGACCTGCGCGGAATGCGGCGAGCCAATACCCGAGGCCCGGCGCAAAGCCGTGCCCGGCGTTACTCATTGCGTGATCTGTCAGGAGGTACGGGAGAGATGA